Within Scyliorhinus canicula chromosome 14, sScyCan1.1, whole genome shotgun sequence, the genomic segment CCAGCCTCCAGCTACCTAGAAACTGGAAGATCTGGACCAATGTAAAGTTACCTGTCTTTGATTTCACGATGAGGTGTGTACCATCACCATTCAAAGTTGTCCCATTAGCAAATGTTACCGAACAGAAATAAATTCCATCATCATTCTCGGTCACATTTAGAATTGTAATGGAAGCGTCTCCGTTTGATAGTTGTCCAGTTAGAAGCACTCGACCAGAATATTTACCAAATACAGTTGTGTTGTCTCTTACAATAGGTAACTTCTCAGTGAGGTCTTCCCTGTACCACGATACAGAGATTTTGCCTAAATAAGTAGCATCATGGTGATACCAGCACGGCAGAACTGCTGACTTTCCCTTCCCAACTTTCAGTTTGTTGATACCTTGATCCACAGATGGTTGTTGGGAAAGTTCCTCCTCAGTGATAATTCTTTCAACAACGTTTGCTGCATCTGACTCCACAATTCTTTCAGAAACCAATAATTCATTCCCAATAGGCCAAAGGCTGGTTGTTGCAACTGTTTTCAAAGATAGAGTTGTATTTGCAGTCACATTGCCTCTTCCATTCGCCATAGTTTCATTATGCCGGgttttcaggtgaatgaagacagAGGTGGTTCCATTTTCAGCTACATGATCAGTTTTGATGGATGCATCTGTTTATATAATAATGAAGAAATAATCAGAACGTTTATGGGCTATAACGTCGCAAAAGGCAGGCACGATTTCCTCTGTATATGAAATGGGGAAATTGATTATAAAGGAATGCACATATGGTTTTCCTCATGGTACACAGAGCAAATCTCCCATCTCGATGTTCATTAAGTAGGAGATAACATTGGGTAAACATGGAGAAACCAGGGCCATACAAATAAAACAGTcaataataaatccaataggaaattcaggagaaaaccTCTTTACCCAAAGAATGGGGAGATGACTTGCTACCACATGGGAGTGGTTAAGGTGAATGGAAACATTTGAGGGTAAGTTAGATACACAGATGTGGGAAAAATaagtagaaggatatgctgatagggtgagatgaagaGAGATGAAGGAGGGTTATGTGGAGCAAAAATACCAGGATGAatctgttgggctgaatggcctgtttcagttCTGTGAGTACCATGTACTatatcagtttaacatctcaagcTTTATGATTGGAATACAGGGGTTTCTCTTTACATGGTAGCTTCCAAGTACGCAACAGTCTGTACTTACTCAGTCCTACTCTTCCTTCACTTTGACTCTTTTCTTGGAAGTTAGACTCTTTTTCCAGATATCTCTCCGTATTCATTAGGTATATGCCCATGGACTTTGCCTTCACATCTTTTTTAACCCCTGCTCCATATTATTTATTTGTGCCCTCATTCCACTtactatttattattattattaaatgtagaTCCTCATCCAAAAATAAAAATCAGGGCCTTAAAAGACAAGTGGGAATACAGACGAACAAAATTGCCCCATATCTGACACTATCACAATATTAATAGATGTTGCTTCAAGTCAGATCAAAcccagaaagagaaataaagaggggGGTAAAAATAAGATTGGATgaggaaagaaagagaaaaaaaagacagaaaggaaagtaaaaaaataaaattttatatttgatgttttaaaatctccaaaaattcacaacctgaaggaatgagactccaaacttttagcacactgagctaaatcgctggctttgaaagcagaccaaggctggccagcagcacggttcaattcccataccagcctccccgaacaggcgccggaatgtggcgactaggggcttttcactgtaacttcattgaagcctacacgtgacaataagcgattttcatttcatttcaaattttcatttcaacttttAATTATTCACTTTCTGGGCATTAGTTAAAGGTACTTATATTGCTGATTACACAGTGAGTTTAATTTCACAGTGTGTTTAATTGGTAATGACTGCACAACTTCAATTTCTTGAAATTCACAGGGAAGCTGAGGGCGAGAGGTCACCTTCACTAAATTATAGCAGCAAACTGTCTAGCAACTTGAAGCAATCTGCAGCTCAATGTGAATCTCTTCCTTATCACAAGTGGCTGGCTAATTTTCAAATTATAACAGCAAGCATCATTCACAGTTATACTTTCAGCAAAATGTGACCCATTAAGTTTACAATATGTGTGACTGGTGGGTGAAATACAACACATTACCTGTGTTATGAAATGGCAGGTGGTAATTAATGGGCTGTCCAAATCCCAAGGGAAAAGTGGACAGGCTATAACAACGATtgtcaattttcatttaattagaTGGAAGTATGTACACTGAACTCGGAAACAAGAATTTTAATACTACTTTTAAAGA encodes:
- the si:ch211-137i24.12 gene encoding immunoglobulin superfamily member — its product is MGFPASQNRLKSPNWPFLWDDETPEPKENVFVELQGVGDTPTFQSIIGKSDASIKTDHVAENGTTSVFIHLKTRHNETMANGRGNVTANTTLSLKTVATTSLWPIGNELLVSERIVESDAANVVERIITEEELSQQPSVDQGINKLKVGKGKSAVLPCWYHHDATYLGKISVSWYREDLTEKLPIVRDNTTVFGKYSGRVLLTGQLSNGDASITILNVTENDDGIYFCSVTFANGTTLNGDGTHLIVKSKTGAFGIKEMLGSTIGIVAASTVVLVGFMTIIVPRLREKMPCQKLDTRPAQVAPA